The genome window CATACCTTGCTAAAGCCTTCTTTGCTAAGAGTGTCCACATTCCATGGCATggtcttctctttcttcttcaactcctcctcttttttctgccatttcttctcctctttcttcaGCTGCTCCAGCTCCTCTTTTAATTTCAGGGAATCAGGCTTGGCCGATTCTTGGACTTCCAGCTCCTTCATTTTCTTCTGACACTCCAATAACTTTTTCTTGCATTCGTTTGCCCCTTTTTGTagctcttctttctctttttcaatCTGCTCCATCCTCTCTACACGGGCCTGAAACACACAGGATGAGTTAGGAAAGGATATGGAAAGCATGGATAACCTTTCCAGTTGTCACAATTTATAAACTACAATCCCGTCCTCCCCAGCACTACTTATATACCTTGTCATTATTCACCCGTCATCAGGGGTAGAGGAATCACCTGGTACTTCCAGAGATGGAGGAATACATGACAACACTGACTTAATACTTTCACATGGGAACCTAAAAACTCTTCAGCCCTGTGTACTCCTTCACTTGAGAGTCTGAGTATTCACAGCACCATAAAAATGTGCTGCAGATTAGGGGCCATTATAGTGAGACTTCCCCTTCAAAGAAGTTTCTATACATTACAGTCAGTGCATCGTACAACTGCAAATAACAGATccacatttgtaaaagaaaactcTTCTCTCACCTGGTGGCGCCATCGGAACAAACTAGCGGTATCAATATTGGGATGGGTGTCATCCTCATCGTCGGAAACTTCAATGTGATCCCACACACTGTAGTCAACCATTGTGCAAGTATAGGAAGTCactgaaaagacaaaaataaacactGAGCAACAGATTTCAACATTAAATAATTGGTACAATAGGGTAAGATTACACAGAATAGAAAGGTATTCCTGATCTGACCCCTTACAATAGCAGGCTTGGTAAAGATCAGCAGTTACAATGTTAAAGAAAATCCTTCCACAATTCATAAATTTCCATCTGTCAACACACATGTCACTTTTAGCTGAGTGAGTAAAAGCTGGAACCTTTAGCCATTTCTTTTGCTGTTTGTGGTCCCAATGGGGAGATTTGCCATCACTTTCAATCCCACAGATGGTCTTCAccaaagcaaggaaaaaaatctccctaacaggcagatataaagaaaaaaaaacaacaggagaTTTAGGTGCGTTAAGCACAACTCCTGCTTCTGCACACTTTCATCCCCACCCTCTTCCACCTTTTCAGACACCTTCGGTCATAAACATGACACATAATGCAGGAAGAAGTGGTGTAGAAGCTCTTTGCATCTTCTCATAGTTATACCAGGGCACCATTGAAATGCTTCTTAGGAGTTGGGTCCTCAATACCCTGTAAAGTATTGTTACATTCATGCAGGGGCTGCACATGGAGTAACTGTCACTTGGGCAACTCAGGCTGTCCAAACCATCCTAATTGTGACATTACAACGCACTTAAGTGGAAGTTCCTCCATAAAGCATAGAAAAATATccagaaatggctgcaaatgcaGCAAGGAGCAACCTTCTGAACAAAAAGGGCCAAGATCACAGAAAAGCAACAGAGGTCTTCACTCATGACGCTCAGGACATCTAGTGGTTAAATAGAAC of Pyxicephalus adspersus unplaced genomic scaffold, UCB_Pads_2.0 Sca3867, whole genome shotgun sequence contains these proteins:
- the LOC140321435 gene encoding hsp90 co-chaperone Cdc37-like — translated: MVDYSVWDHIEVSDDEDDTHPNIDTASLFRWRHQARVERMEQIEKEKEELQKGANECKKKLLECQKKMKELEVQESAKPDSLKLKEELEQLKKEEKKWQKKEEELKKKEKTMPWNVDTLSKEGFSKVWCTRTETWGSWGQRFGIVI